The genomic window AATAATGTAATCAGTATTTATATCATCACCAAATTTATGAACATATCCTTTTAGTATCATATCATCTCCTTTCTTTTTTAGAAAATTAAATTCCCCTTGCCCCAGTTGTGCTATCTGGGAGACGATAACGCACCAACTCTGAGGCACAAGGTAAGCAACTTCAGTCGGTTTTACAAAGGGGAAACGTTTGTCTCCTTCCTTTGAAAAAGGAAGGTTAGGATGGATTTTCTTTTGTGTCCTTGTCCTAACTTAACATAACGGGCTTCACTGAAGTATCTATTTAAAAATTACCATATTTTTATATATTTGACAATCTTTATGAAAATTATCTTTATTCCGAATGGGCAAATTCTTTAAGTTTTTCTATTTTTTCCCATTTATTCTCAGACAGCCATAAAGGAAAAATAGAATTATTTTGAAATAATGGCTCATCAATAGGTAAACAGGGATATAAATTTTTACTTATCTCAAAATCAATTGTTCCTGGTATTGGTGAGTACTCTGCTATATTTATTTTACAGGGATATTTTTTTAATAATTTTATTGTCTTAATAACCTCTTCATATTTCTGAAAGGGCAGACCTGCAAGAATATAAACACCAATTTCTTCTTTTGAATATCCCCCTATTACCAGATTTTCAATTGCTTTCTCAAAATCAGAAAAAGATACTTTAAAGCTTGACTCTTTTTCCCTTTCAACACTTATTGTTTCAAGAGAAAGGCGAATTGTTTTAAAATTTGATTCTTTTAAAATCACTGCCACATCTTTTGTTATGAATTTTGGATGGATACCATTTGGAGTATGAAAACTTACATTTATTTTTTCCTTTTTTACCAGTTCCAGAAACTTCAAAAGATGGGTTTCAAAATTAAAAAAAAGTGCATCATCATAAAAAGCAACATCTTTAAAATGAAATTTCTCATAATTTTTTTTCAACTCAAAAAAAACATCAAAATGGTCTCTCTGATAAAAAGAAGGTTCAAGTTGCTTAATACCACAATACCAGCAAGAAAAAGGACAACCATAAGATGTTTTGATACAGACATATTTCAACTTCTCATAAAAATCCCAGAAAGGATAAATATTGTCAAAAAGTTTAATTTTTTTTGAAAATTTATTGTTGACCTGGTCTATAAAATCCTCAATACTTTTCCCTTTAAAAACCATATCAACATTTAATTTTTCCTTTGCATGATTGAAACAAAAAGTTGCATATATCCCACCAATAATAATAGGAACAGATGGAAAATAATTTTTACAAAACTCTACAATCTCTTTTACCCCTAAATACCAATATGTCATACCTGTTGTTATAAAAATAAAGTCAATTTTTTTTATTGTTTTTATAAAATCAAAAAATAAGTAATCCGGTAGACCAAATCTTTTATATTCTCTTGGGATGTGTTTATAAATTTCTGGCTTTTCAATTTTAATTGAATAAAATTTTCCAGTCCCATATTTTCTATCCG from bacterium includes these protein-coding regions:
- a CDS encoding B12-binding domain-containing radical SAM protein, with product MKVLMINPPIYDFSAYDLWMKPIGFLKIADLLVKNGIDVFYFDFLDRNNNFYKEKGIADRKYGTGKFYSIKIEKPEIYKHIPREYKRFGLPDYLFFDFIKTIKKIDFIFITTGMTYWYLGVKEIVEFCKNYFPSVPIIIGGIYATFCFNHAKEKLNVDMVFKGKSIEDFIDQVNNKFSKKIKLFDNIYPFWDFYEKLKYVCIKTSYGCPFSCWYCGIKQLEPSFYQRDHFDVFFELKKNYEKFHFKDVAFYDDALFFNFETHLLKFLELVKKEKINVSFHTPNGIHPKFITKDVAVILKESNFKTIRLSLETISVEREKESSFKVSFSDFEKAIENLVIGGYSKEEIGVYILAGLPFQKYEEVIKTIKLLKKYPCKINIAEYSPIPGTIDFEISKNLYPCLPIDEPLFQNNSIFPLWLSENKWEKIEKLKEFAHSE